CGTGGACAGCGGCCCCGTGCGCGAGCGCGCCTGGGCCGCCCGCGCGGGACTGGGATGGATCGGGAAGAACAGCCTGCTCCTCCACTGGGAGCTGGGCTCGTGGCTGTTTCTCGGCGCGCTCCTGACCACGGCGGAGCTGGCCCCCGACACCCCGGCTGCGGACCGCTGCGGCGCCTGCCGGGCCTGTCTCGACGCATGCCCCACGGGCGCCATCGTCGCGCCCCGGGTGGTGGATTCAAACCGCTGCATCGCCTACCACACCATAGAGAACAAGGGCGCGGTTCCCGAAGAGGTGGGCAGCCGCCTCGGGGACTGGGTGTTCGGCTGCGACGCCTGCCAGGAGGTCTGCCCCTGGAACCGCCGCGCCCCGCGAACCGCAGAGCCGGACTTTCTGCTCCGGCCGGAGGCGGCCTGTCCGCCCCTGGACGCGCTGGCGGACATGACGGAGGGGACCTTCGGCGCGCGGTTCAACGGCACCCCCGTGCGCCGCGCCGGGCTGGAGGGCATGCGCCGCAACGCGCGCGCCGTCCGGCGGAACAGGGGGGACGCGTGATGCGCAAACTCATCGGCCGGCGGGCGGGGCATGTTCTGCTGCTGGTGCCGCTGGCGCTGCTCGCCGCGCTGGCGGCGGCCTATTTTGTATTCACCGGCCCGACGGATCTGGACGCCTACCCCGGTGCGGCAGACTCCCCCTACCGGCTGCCGTTCCCGGCGGGAAAGACATGGCTGTGCGTGCAGGGCAACCGGGGCATTGTCAGCCACCGGGAGGGGGAGCGCTTCGCCTATGACTTCGCCATGCCGGAGGGGTCGGAGGTGTGCGCCGCCCGTGCGGGCGAGGTGGTTTCGGTGGTTCAGCAAAATGACGGCCACGGGTACCGGTGGCCGAACAACCGGGTGGTGGTCCGCCACGACGACGGCACGCTGGGATCCTATCTGCACATCCGGAAGGACGGCAGCCTGGTGGCGGAGGGGGCCCGGGTGGCGCGGGGGCAGGTGATCGCGCTGAGCGGGCACGTGGGCAACAGTATGCTGCCGCACCTGCACTTCCACGTCAGCGACCCGGCGCGCGGGGAGACCGTGCCCGTGTCCTTCGCCGACATGGACCGGCACCGCGGCGTGCCGCGCATGTTCTGCCGCTACACGTCGGGCAACGCGCCGCCGCAGTGACCCGTGACGGTCATTCTTCGGAAATGTCGTTGAGGGAGGTCAGTTCGGGGTACTTGGGGGTGACGTTGCGGTAGAAGGCCTGAATCTCGCGCAGGTCCTTCTCATAGTCGCCCGTGGGATGGTAGAGGCCGCCCACGCCGCCGCGGCGGCGCTTGTAGTCGAGGTAGCCCAGGGCGATCGGCACGCCCGCACCCACGGCGATGTGGTAGAAGCCGCTCTTCCATGCGCGGACCTTTTTGCGGGTGCCCTCGGGCGGCACGGCCAGGATGAGCCGGTCGCGCTCCCCGAAAAGGTCCACGCACTGGCCCACCACCCCGTTGGGCTTGCTGCGGTCGATGGGGATGCCGCCGAGCCAGACCAGAAAGCCCCGGAACGGCCAGCGGAACACCGACTCCTTGGTCATCCAGAAGAGCTTCGCCCGCATGAGGAATCCAAGCGCCAGCATGACCGGAAGGTCCCAGTTGGTCGTGTGGGGCGCGGCGATCATGACGAACTTGGGAACGTCCGGCAGCTCGCCCTCCTTCTTCCAGCCGATCAGGCCGAGAAAGACGCGCGCCCACAGGCGGCCCAGAATGGAGACAAACGGCGTGTCGAAGATGGTGAAACGGGGCATGGAATTTCCCTGGCGCTCCCCCTCCGGGGTCCGGCAGCAATCAGGGATTGTACCCCAACCGGGGCGTGAGGCGCATCCGGACCGCTGAAAAAAAACCGGCCGGACACCCCGGAGGGATGCCCGGCCGGAACAGTTGGCCGTCTTGGACTAGTAGCGGGAGCCGCCGCCGCCGCCGCGGTAGCCGCCGCCACCGCCGCCGCCGCCGCGGTAGCCGCCGCCGCCGCCGCCGCCGCTGCGGTAACCGCCGCCGCCGCTGCCGCCGCGGCCGCCCTCTTCCTTCGGACGCGCCTCGTTGACCTTCAGCGCGCGGCCGTCCACGTCGCGGCCGTCAAGCGCCGCGATCGCGGCGGAACCCTCGTCGCCGTTGGGCATCTCGACGAAGGCGAAGCCGCGCGAGCGGCCGGTTTCGCGGTCCGTGATGATGCGGGCCGAGGAGACCTGACCGTAGGCCTCAAAGGCCTCCCGAAGATCTTCCTCACGCGTGTTGAAGGAAAGGTTACCCACGAAAATGTTCATACCGATCAACTCCTTGTTCGGTTCGGGCGTTCCGCCCGGGTGTCTGGGCAGTCGGGTCAGCGCTGACGGAGTACAAATTCACAAAGACACCACAGGAGCTGATCGACGTGCAATTCCGGGACAGCCGCACAGTGGCCGTCCCAAAGCAACCGGCATTATAACAGAAAGCGCGCAAAAATGCTTCCCTTTTTTCGGATTTTTTCGCCCGCCGCGCGGTCCGCGCGGCGGGCGAAAATCCGTTCCAATCGTTACCCGCGTCCGGCCCGGGAGACGACGCCCAGCACCACCAGGGACAACGCCCCGAGGAACAGGTCGCCCAGGCGGCTCTTCAGCGACTCCGTGGACAGGCCGGCCTTGCCGCAGCCGCTGCAGCCGCCGCAGCCGCCCATCTCCAGCTCGCCGCGGTCGAGCACACCGTCGCCGTTGGCGTCGAGGGCGGCGAACAGGACCGGGGTCATGTTCCAGATCCGCGCGCGCGCCTCAGCGAGGTTCAGCGTGCCGCTGCCATCGGCGTCAAGCTCGTCGAACACCTCTGCCAGCAGGTCCCGGGCCGTCCCGGAGGACGCCGGATCCACGCCCAGGGACACCGACAGGGCCACCGGCGTGCCGGGTTCCGCGAGAACGCGACCCGGAGGATCCTGGCGCACCACCGCGCCCGCGGCGACAACGCTGCTGTATTCCTCCGTGACCGCGCCGGCCACGAAGCCGGCCGCCGCCAGGGCCGCCTCGGAAGCCGGGCGGGCCATGCCGGTCACGTCCGGAATCTCGACGGCCGTGGGGCGCGCGCCCTTGCTGACCACGAAGCTCACCGCGGACCCGGCCCCGGCCTCAACGCCGCCGGCGGGATTCTGCGAAATCACCCGGCCCGCCGGGAAGGTTGCGCTGTACTCTTCGGTCACCGTGCCGACGACCAGGCGGGCAACGGTGATCGCGCCTTCCGCGGAGGCCCGCGTCAGACCGACCACATTCGGCACCAGGATGGGGGCCGGCCCCTTCGAGAGGACGACGCTCACCGCCGTGCCCGGGGCGGCCGGGGTGCCGGCCGGCGGATTCTGGTCGGTGACCAGGCCCGCGGCCAGGATTTCACTGTACGCCTCGGTCACCGTGCCGAGCGTCAGGCCCGCGGCCGCAAGGGCGGCCTCCGCCTCGGCGCACGTCAGCCCGGCGACATTCGGCACGGGCCGGTCGGAGGCCGGATCCGGACCCAGGGAGACCTCAAGGGCCACCGCCGTGCCGGCCGCAACTTCCGTGCCCGCAGCCGGCGTCTGGCTCATCACGTTGCCCGCGGGCACCGTGGCGCTGTACGACTCCGTCACCGCGCCAAGCGTCAGGCCCGCGCCTGTGAGCGCCGCCTCGGCCGCCGTGCGGGTCAGGCCCACCACATACGGCACCGCAACCGGCGCCGCACCCAGCGAAACCTCAAGGGCCACCGCCGTGCCGGCGGCGACTTCTGTGCCCGCAACCGGCGTCTGGCTCATCACGTCGCCCGCAGGCACCGTGGCGCTGTACGACTCCGTCACCGCGCCAAGCGTCAGGCCCGCGTCCGCAAGCGCCGCCTCCGCGGCCGCCCGCGTCAGGCCCACCACGTTCGGAACCGCAACCGGCGCCGCACCCAGCGAGACCTCAATGTCCACCGCCGCGCCCGGAAACACTTCCGTGCCCGCAACCGGCGTCTGGCTCATCACGTCGCCCGCAGGCACCGTGGCGCTGTAGGACTCCGTCACCACGCCAAGCGTCAGGCCCGCGCCCGTGAGCGCCGCCTCGGCGGCGGCCCGCGTCAGGCCGACCACGTTCGGAACGGCCACCGGCGCCGGACCCAGCGAGACCTCAAGGGCCACCGCCGCGCCCGGAAGCACTTCCGTGCCCGCCGCAGGCGTCTGGCTCATCACGTCGCCCGCGGGCACCGTGTCGCTGTACGACTCCGTCACCGCGCCGAGCGTCAGGCCCGCGCCCGTGAGCGCCGCCTCGGCGGCGGCCCGCGTCAGGCCCACCACGTCGGGCACGGCCACCGGCGCCGGACCGAGAGAGACTTCAATGTCCACCGCCGTGTTCGGAAGCACTTCCGTGCCCGCAACCGGCGTCTGGCTCATCACGTCGCCCGCAGGCACCGTGGCGCTGTACGACTCCGTCACCGCGCCAAGCGTCAGGCCCGCGCCCGTGAGCGCCGCCTCGGCGGCGGCCTGCGTCAGGCCGACCACGTTCGGAACCGCCACCGGCGCCGGACCCAGCGAGACTTCAATGTCCACCGCCGTGTTCGGAAGCACTTCCGTGCCCGCCGCAGGCGTCTGGCT
The Candidatus Hydrogenedentota bacterium DNA segment above includes these coding regions:
- the queG gene encoding tRNA epoxyqueuosine(34) reductase QueG; protein product: MAAPWSGDVGPRPDDAPLPSPPPDDPESLSRAVKDAARALGFDACGVAAATAEADDGFDAWMDAGHAAGMDWMRRTRDLRQNAALKLPGVRSVVVVAAGYAQPRPPTPPDHGKVALYACFRDYHRVLLPRVRLLGKRLTELAPETEHYACVDSGPVRERAWAARAGLGWIGKNSLLLHWELGSWLFLGALLTTAELAPDTPAADRCGACRACLDACPTGAIVAPRVVDSNRCIAYHTIENKGAVPEEVGSRLGDWVFGCDACQEVCPWNRRAPRTAEPDFLLRPEAACPPLDALADMTEGTFGARFNGTPVRRAGLEGMRRNARAVRRNRGDA
- a CDS encoding M23 family metallopeptidase, with protein sequence MRKLIGRRAGHVLLLVPLALLAALAAAYFVFTGPTDLDAYPGAADSPYRLPFPAGKTWLCVQGNRGIVSHREGERFAYDFAMPEGSEVCAARAGEVVSVVQQNDGHGYRWPNNRVVVRHDDGTLGSYLHIRKDGSLVAEGARVARGQVIALSGHVGNSMLPHLHFHVSDPARGETVPVSFADMDRHRGVPRMFCRYTSGNAPPQ
- a CDS encoding glycerol acyltransferase codes for the protein MPRFTIFDTPFVSILGRLWARVFLGLIGWKKEGELPDVPKFVMIAAPHTTNWDLPVMLALGFLMRAKLFWMTKESVFRWPFRGFLVWLGGIPIDRSKPNGVVGQCVDLFGERDRLILAVPPEGTRKKVRAWKSGFYHIAVGAGVPIALGYLDYKRRRGGVGGLYHPTGDYEKDLREIQAFYRNVTPKYPELTSLNDISEE
- a CDS encoding RNA-binding protein — its product is MNIFVGNLSFNTREEDLREAFEAYGQVSSARIITDRETGRSRGFAFVEMPNGDEGSAAIAALDGRDVDGRALKVNEARPKEEGGRGGSGGGGYRSGGGGGGGYRGGGGGGGGYRGGGGGSRY
- a CDS encoding PASTA domain-containing protein, with product AGTEVLPNTAVDIEVSLGPAPVAVPDVVGLTQAAAEAALTGAGLTLGAVTESYSDTVPAGQVMSQTPAAGTEVLPNTAVDIEVSLGPAPVAVPNVVGLTQAAAEAALTGAGLTLGAVTESYSATVPAGDVMSQTPVAGTEVLPNTAVDIEVSLGPAPVAVPDVVGLTRAAAEAALTGAGLTLGAVTESYSDTVPAGDVMSQTPAAGTEVLPGAAVALEVSLGPAPVAVPNVVGLTRAAAEAALTGAGLTLGVVTESYSATVPAGDVMSQTPVAGTEVFPGAAVDIEVSLGAAPVAVPNVVGLTRAAAEAALADAGLTLGAVTESYSATVPAGDVMSQTPVAGTEVAAGTAVALEVSLGAAPVAVPYVVGLTRTAAEAALTGAGLTLGAVTESYSATVPAGNVMSQTPAAGTEVAAGTAVALEVSLGPDPASDRPVPNVAGLTCAEAEAALAAAGLTLGTVTEAYSEILAAGLVTDQNPPAGTPAAPGTAVSVVLSKGPAPILVPNVVGLTRASAEGAITVARLVVGTVTEEYSATFPAGRVISQNPAGGVEAGAGSAVSFVVSKGARPTAVEIPDVTGMARPASEAALAAAGFVAGAVTEEYSSVVAAGAVVRQDPPGRVLAEPGTPVALSVSLGVDPASSGTARDLLAEVFDELDADGSGTLNLAEARARIWNMTPVLFAALDANGDGVLDRGELEMGGCGGCSGCGKAGLSTESLKSRLGDLFLGALSLVVLGVVSRAGRG